One region of Xylanimonas ulmi genomic DNA includes:
- a CDS encoding NUDIX hydrolase family protein yields the protein MTASAELPPPPDDWEPPAARPSGWLTPEDLAVVRAQLPLVYVDAVPVRVDESGDVVSVGLLLRMGARGLARSLVSGRVLYHERVRDALLRHIEKDLGPVALPQVPASPQPFTVAEYFPTPGITSFHDPRQHAVSLAYVVPVTGDCRPQQDALDIDWLTPEEACADAVQAEFTGGQGALVRQAMGWVGRLA from the coding sequence GTGACCGCCTCCGCAGAGCTGCCGCCCCCGCCTGACGACTGGGAGCCGCCGGCCGCCCGCCCGTCCGGGTGGCTGACGCCTGAGGACCTGGCGGTAGTGCGCGCGCAGCTGCCGCTCGTGTACGTCGACGCCGTGCCGGTGCGGGTCGACGAGTCGGGCGACGTCGTCTCGGTCGGGCTGCTGCTGCGCATGGGCGCGCGCGGACTGGCGCGCTCCCTCGTCTCGGGCCGCGTGCTGTACCACGAGCGCGTGCGCGACGCGCTGCTGCGGCACATCGAGAAGGACCTGGGCCCGGTCGCGCTGCCGCAGGTCCCGGCCTCACCGCAGCCCTTCACGGTCGCCGAGTACTTCCCCACCCCGGGGATCACCTCGTTCCACGACCCCCGCCAGCACGCCGTCTCGCTCGCCTATGTGGTGCCAGTGACGGGCGACTGCCGCCCGCAGCAGGACGCGCTCGACATCGACTGGCTCACGCCCGAGGAGGCGTGCGCCGACGCGGTCCAGGCCGAGTTCACCGGCGGGCAGGGCGCGCTGGTCAGGCAGGCGATGGGCTGGGTGGGCCGGCTGGCCTGA
- the trxA gene encoding thioredoxin has protein sequence MATVELTDDTFEQTVTDNDIVLVDFWASWCGPCRQFAPIFEKSSQVNTDIVHAKLDTEAQQRIAAAAGITAIPTLMAFREGVLVFNQAGALPAPALQQVVDAVKGLDMDEVRKAVAAQAAPQE, from the coding sequence ATGGCAACCGTCGAGCTCACCGACGACACGTTCGAGCAGACCGTGACCGACAACGACATCGTGCTGGTCGACTTCTGGGCCTCGTGGTGCGGCCCGTGCCGGCAGTTCGCGCCGATCTTCGAGAAGTCGTCGCAGGTCAACACCGACATCGTGCACGCCAAGCTCGACACCGAGGCGCAGCAGCGCATCGCGGCGGCCGCGGGGATCACGGCGATCCCGACGCTCATGGCGTTCCGCGAGGGTGTGCTGGTGTTCAACCAGGCGGGCGCGCTGCCCGCGCCAGCGCTCCAGCAGGTCGTCGACGCCGTCAAGGGCCTCGACATGGACGAGGTGCGCAAGGCCGTGGCAGCCCAGGCGGCGCCGCAGGAGTGA
- a CDS encoding carbohydrate ABC transporter permease encodes MRYARPAPRTLRRSAISRLDRSPLHRLVTVGVWAVVLFSAAALAFIVLSAFKSSAAIVAAPWAPPDGLHLENWRTAWVDGNLGRGFGNSALLVATVALATVAIAAPASYALARRSGWAVNATVVYFVLGLGIPMQIIVLPLYALMLRLGLISTLSGLFVMYVVVNLPFTVFLLTGFFGSLPSELEDAAALDGLSPNRTFWSIMLPLARGGLTTAMLLTGVNVWNETFLALMFIQTGDRYTLPLSILNYYQQQQYSGSDYGALFAAAAISVLPMVGLYAWCGRRLTIGITSGALK; translated from the coding sequence ATGCGCTACGCCCGTCCCGCGCCCCGCACGCTGCGCCGCAGTGCGATCAGCCGCCTCGACCGCAGCCCTTTGCACCGCCTGGTCACCGTGGGCGTGTGGGCCGTGGTCCTGTTCAGCGCCGCAGCGCTCGCGTTCATCGTGCTCAGCGCGTTCAAGTCGTCGGCGGCGATCGTGGCGGCGCCGTGGGCGCCGCCCGACGGCCTCCACCTGGAGAACTGGCGCACCGCCTGGGTCGACGGCAACCTCGGCCGCGGCTTCGGCAACTCGGCGCTCCTGGTCGCCACCGTGGCGCTGGCCACCGTGGCGATCGCCGCGCCCGCGTCGTACGCGCTGGCCCGCCGCTCGGGTTGGGCGGTCAACGCGACCGTCGTCTACTTCGTGCTGGGCCTGGGCATCCCGATGCAGATCATCGTGCTGCCCCTGTATGCGCTCATGCTGCGGCTCGGGCTCATCAGCACGCTGTCGGGACTGTTCGTGATGTACGTCGTGGTGAACCTGCCGTTCACCGTGTTCCTGCTGACGGGGTTCTTCGGCTCGCTGCCCTCGGAGCTGGAGGACGCCGCGGCGCTCGACGGCCTGAGCCCCAACCGCACGTTCTGGTCGATCATGCTGCCGCTCGCGCGCGGCGGGCTGACGACGGCGATGCTGCTGACCGGCGTCAACGTGTGGAACGAGACGTTCCTGGCGTTGATGTTCATCCAGACGGGCGACAGGTACACGCTGCCCCTGTCGATCCTCAACTACTACCAACAGCAGCAGTACTCGGGCAGCGACTACGGGGCGCTGTTCGCGGCGGCCGCCATCAGTGTGCTGCCGATGGTCGGCCTGTACGCCTGGTGTGGGCGCCGGCTGACCATCGGCATCACGAGCGGTGCGCTCAAGTAG
- a CDS encoding carbohydrate ABC transporter permease: MATSAFARKRRQLTIPYVIGALVLYTALFIAPSAYSVYASLTDWNGIDSPRWVGLRNYVTLWSDPVFQRSILNTATITLGVGVTLFVLSFVVILVIRELRFARFVRGALFLPHLVSTIVLAIFWGALFRYDGLVNGLLDVLGVGPVTWMGPDSAFALVLLGLVWIHLGYYVTILLAGVDAIPAHFYEAAFLDGAGPWQRFRHVTLPLAWDVVGVAAILWTISSVKIFEFILAFSGGQGALPHVNQWNTALFVYGKTLGGTAAAFTFGYAAAGAVVTLAFVAVLVIVVRRLMRRESIQF; encoded by the coding sequence ATGGCGACATCCGCGTTCGCCCGCAAGCGGCGCCAGCTCACGATCCCGTACGTGATCGGGGCGCTGGTCCTGTACACCGCGCTGTTCATCGCCCCGTCGGCGTACTCGGTGTACGCGAGCCTGACCGACTGGAACGGCATCGACAGCCCCCGGTGGGTGGGCCTGCGCAACTACGTGACGCTCTGGAGCGACCCCGTCTTCCAGCGCTCGATCCTCAACACCGCCACCATCACGCTCGGGGTCGGGGTCACGCTGTTCGTGCTGAGCTTCGTCGTCATCCTCGTGATCCGCGAACTGCGCTTCGCGCGGTTCGTGCGCGGGGCGCTGTTCCTGCCCCACCTGGTCTCGACCATCGTGCTGGCCATCTTCTGGGGCGCGCTGTTCCGCTACGACGGGCTCGTCAACGGCCTGCTGGACGTGCTGGGCGTCGGGCCGGTCACCTGGATGGGGCCGGACTCAGCCTTCGCGCTCGTGCTGCTCGGGCTGGTCTGGATCCACCTCGGGTACTACGTGACGATCCTCCTGGCCGGCGTCGACGCCATCCCGGCGCACTTCTACGAGGCCGCCTTCCTCGACGGCGCGGGCCCCTGGCAGCGGTTCCGGCACGTGACCCTGCCGCTGGCCTGGGACGTCGTGGGGGTCGCGGCGATCCTGTGGACCATCAGCTCGGTCAAGATCTTCGAGTTCATCTTGGCGTTCTCGGGTGGGCAGGGGGCCCTGCCGCACGTCAACCAGTGGAACACCGCGCTGTTCGTCTACGGCAAGACGCTCGGCGGGACCGCGGCGGCGTTCACCTTCGGCTACGCCGCCGCGGGCGCCGTCGTCACGCTCGCCTTCGTCGCCGTCCTCGTGATCGTGGTGCGCCGCCTCATGCGCCGCGAGTCGATCCAGTTCTGA